From a region of the Rhipicephalus microplus isolate Deutch F79 chromosome X, USDA_Rmic, whole genome shotgun sequence genome:
- the LOC119177338 gene encoding uncharacterized protein LOC119177338, with the protein MRILLVSLLICALAGACIAGLVGYGGGGGYGGGGYGGGHGYGKSLPGPSFLIKTLHHVSKVSHGGPILSNYDLGVAYGHGGGGYGGGYGHGWH; encoded by the exons ATGAGGATCCTG TTGGTTTCCCTGCTCATCTGCGCTCTTGCCGGTGCCTGCATAGCCGGACTGGTCGgatacggaggaggaggaggctaCGGAGGCGGTGGCTACGGCGGTGGTCATGGCTACGGCAAATCGCTGCCGGGACCATCCTTCCTGATCAAGACCTTGCACCACGTTAGCAAAGTGAGCCACGGAGGACCCATCCTGAGCAACTACGACCTCGGAGTCGCTTACGGACACGGGGGCGGCGGCTACGGCGGTGGCTACGGACATGGATGGCACTGA